One window of Trifolium pratense cultivar HEN17-A07 linkage group LG5, ARS_RC_1.1, whole genome shotgun sequence genomic DNA carries:
- the LOC123885490 gene encoding protein MODIFYING WALL LIGNIN-1-like has protein sequence MAVTHADLEPRTSKTNLSCIRGAFFVITILLGLLCFILCLKAEATRSKLTWIDEKEKGDKSECVYNGNGKVPLLCAVSAIVGLAIALVMEHAYMLIEVNKSSPSLLNLDPDSPFAKSLTLPGVFYITTWICFAVAEILLLVGLIVESGHLKNWSKPRTDCYTMKEGLFSAAGVLSLTTIFLIVGLYLTTLRAQRMLEVEIYRREVLEASTLYASTPRSLQRHITSVARENPTTIESQNDQLLLYVFPTPFNKSYTFV, from the exons ATGGCAGTTACACATGCAGACCTTGAACCAAGAACAAGTAAAACAAATTTGAGTTGCATAAGAGGAGCTTTTTTTGTTATCACAATTCTATTAGGCTTATTATGTTTCATCCTTTGTCTCAAAGCAGAAGCTACACGTTCTAAG TTGACATGGATCgatgaaaaagaaaagggaGATAAATCAGAATGTGTTTACAATGGGAATGGGAAAGTGCCTTTGCTTTGTGCTGTTTCTGCCATTGTTGGACTAGCAATTGCCTTGGTTATGGAGCATGCTTACATGTTGATTGAAGTGAATAAATCATCACCTTCATTGCTTAACTTGGATCCTGATTCTCCTTTTGCCAAGTCCTTAACATTGCCTGGTGTTTTCTACATTACAACTTG GATTTGTTTTGCGGTTGCGGAGATTTTATTGTTGGTAGGACTTATTGTGGAATCAGGCCATTTAAAAAATTGGTCTAAGCCAAGAACAGATTGCTACACAATGAAAGAAGGGTTGTTCTCAGCCGCTGGAGTGCTTTCTTTgactacaatttttttaattgttggTTTATACCTAACAACACTTCGTGCACAAAGAATGTTAGAGGTAGAAATTTATAGAAGAGAAGTTCTAGAAGCTTCTACCTTATATGCTTCTACACCAAGATCGCTGCAAAGGCATATCACATCAGTTGCAAGAGAGAATCCTACAACAATAGAGAGTCAAAATGATCAACTACTATTATATGTGTTTCCAACTCCTTTTAATAAAAGTTATACCTTTGTATAA
- the LOC123884654 gene encoding uncharacterized protein LOC123884654, whose translation MAITHADLEPKRSKTDLSSKTGAFLMVVTILLGLFCFILCLIAEATRSEVTWINRDGKEKGRKSECVYNGNGKVPLLCAASAFVGLAIALVMEHTYMLIAVSKSSPSLINWDPDSPSAKSLTWLAGFFFISTWICFAVAEVLLLAGLSVESGHLKNWSKPRTGCYSIKEGLFSAAGVFSLTTVFLAAGLYLTALCAQRMSEKLAIVRREVLEASTYYTSPPRSPQRHIATVARENPTTIENQNDELLLSVFPTPFNKSYTFV comes from the exons ATGGCAATTACACATGCAGACCTTGAACCAAAAAGAAGTAAAACTGATTTGAGTAGCAAAACAGGAGCTTTTCTTATGGTTGTCACAATTTTATTAGGCTTGTTCTGTTTCATCTTATGTCTCATAGCCGAAGCCACGCGTTCCGAG GTGACATGGATAAATAGAGATGGAAAAGAAAAGGGAAGAAAATCTGAATGTGTTTATAATGGAAATGGGAAAGTACCTTTGTTATGTGCTGCTTCTGCTTTTGTTGGATTAGCAATAGCTTTGGTTATGGAGCATACATACATGTTGATAGCAGTGAGTAAATCATCACCTTCTTTAATTAATTGGGATCCTGATTCTCCTTCTGCTAAGTCCTTAACATGGTTGGCTGGTTTTTTCTTCATTTCAACTTG GATTTGTTTTGCAGTTGCGGAAGTTTTATTATTGGCAGGACTTAGTGTAGAATCAGGCCATTTAAAAAATTGGTCTAAGCCAAGAACGGGTTGCTATTCAATTAAAGAAGGTTTGTTCTCGGCTGCCGGAGTGTTTTCTTTAACAACAGTCTTCTTAGCGGCTGGTTTATACCTAACGGCACTTTGTGCACAAAGAATGTCAGAGAAGTTAGCAATTGTTCGAAGAGAAGTTCTAGAAGCTTCTACCTACTATACTTCTCCGCCAAGATCACCTCAAAGACATATCGCAACCGTTGCAAGAGAGAACCCTACAACAATAGAGAATCAAAATGATGAATTATTATTATCCGTTTTTCCAACTCCTTTTAATAAAAGCTATACTTTTGTATAA